The genomic region TATAAGCTCCggggggcaggccccgtggccgagtggttaagttcacacgctctgcttcggcggcccagggtttcaccagttcagatcctgggtgtggacatggcaccactcatcaggccatgctgaggcagcgtcccacatgccacaactagaaggacccacaactaaaaatacacacctatgtaacggggggctttggggagaaaaaggaaaaataaaacctttaaaaataaatacatatataagctCTGGGAAGAAACTTCTTTAAAAACCAACTACTGAAAGTGACCCCAAAGCAGGCAGAAACTGGAGCAAGTCAACAAATGGAAGAAAAGCACTGCACTGGGTGAgtttcctgttttttgtttttttttttttaaccactttggGCGTGAGGTCAGGTCTCAGTCTGCACCATGAATGTCAGGGAAACCTCCAGTGGAAAATCTACAGTCTTGCTGGCTTGAAGACCCAGGGTACAGGGTTTGGAGCAACCACAGCCCCTGAGAGTGAAGAGGGAAACAGCAGAAAAGAGAGAGCTAGAGAGGGGACTCCCAAATTCTGTATAAAAATGCTGCTCAGATCTCTGGCTGACCAGAGCAGGCAACTGTGCATGCACAGCGATGGCAAGAAGAACTGAACTAAAATTTGAGCTACTTCCCACTGCAGGGGAGACAGTTTTGCAGTTGAGTTCAGCTAAGTTAACTgcctgtttaaaaataatattcaattcTTTTCAGAGGAACATAAAATCCAGAGTTTCTATAACATCATAAATTATACATCAATTACAATGCCCAGGATATAATTCACAATCGTTCAAtatacaaataaacagaaaagcatGGCTCATTCTCAAAAGACAAGCAAAGGAGACCAGCCCCAAGAAtttccaaagattttaaaacagccATTAAGATTATGTTCAAGAATgtaaaaaaagattttcatatTGAATGAAAAGACGGTAATCTCAGCAGAGTaatagaagttatttttaaagaactaaatggaaatcttataactgaaaaatacaatatctgtgtgttggggggaaaaaaaccaatttTCCCTTCCATGTGTCTCCTTCACTCTCACTTTCCTATCACAGTGACAACACTTCTGGTCACCAGATGTGTGGGAGCTTTTCCCACATCAAGCAATtctgcaacaccagctgggtgtcctacactttaactcaattctttttttttaatttttctccccaaatccccccagaatatagttgtatattttagttgtgggtccttctagttgtggcatgtgggatgccacctcaactccacgcccaggatccaaacctgcgaagccctgggccgctgaagcagggtgcatgaacttaaccactcggccatggggccggcccctacaatttaactcaattctgatactatctCCCTGAAGATAGTGCGAggttccacaggttaagggctcgcTCCCACAAGGCTGCTCCCACTttagatgccaatcacaagtccaggttgccACCTCTACTTCTGCCCAATTgactacaaatcagaggttcccatgacccacCCCTTGGGTTCAACTAATTTGCTAGagtagctcacagaactcagggaaacacctGCATTTACCCATTTGTTAAGGGATataataaaggatacagatgaacagctagatgaagagatacatagggcgagATCTAGGAGGGTCCCGAGCACAGGAGTTTCTGTCCCCCTGGCGTTGGGGTGTGTCACCCTCCCAGTAGGTGGATGTGTTCGCCAACCTGGAGgctctctgaaccccatactGTGGGGATTTGATGGAGGCTTCCTCACGTAAGCATGATCCATTATTAACTCcgtttccagcccctctccactCTCAGGAGAATGGGGTGAGGCTGAAAATTCCACCTTCTagtcatggcttggtctttctagTGACCAGCACCCATCCAGGAGCCACCtggagtcacctcattagaacaagaGCTTCTCCAAGTGTTCTTATCCCTTAGGAATTTATAAGGGTTTTAGGAATCCATGCCAGGAATGGAGGCAGAGAgcagtatatataaatatatatatatatatatattttttttcctattaactCATAATCTGATTTAAAAGCTTGACTAGAAGGGCTTaatagcagaatggagatgacagaggagtcagggaacttgaagataggtcaatagaaatgatccaatctgaagaacaaaaagaaaacattgaaaaaaagggagggggactAGGAACTCAGATGTAACTTAGATGTAATTGGAATCCTAGGAGAAGACAAGTAAGTATGGGgcatagaaaatatttgaagaaataatggctaaaaatttcccaaatttggtgacAGACATAAagttacagattcaagaagttcagTGAATAAGCAGCAGgattaatacaaagaaaaccccacTGGGTGCATTCTAGTCAAGCTACTGAAGACCAACTTAAAGaggaaatcttgaaagcagctagAGGAAAGGGGAACAAGGATTTGAATAACCACTAAcctctcatcagaaactttgaaGACCAAAGGACAGTACAACAATATCTTGaacatgctgaaagaaaaaaaaaaaagtcccctcAGAaatctatatccagtgaaaatatccttcaagaacgAAGATGAAACAAGCACATTTTCAGATAAGGGAAAACTAAAAATGTGTAGATCTGCaatacaagaaatgctgaaggaaatTCTGCAGACTGAAGGGAGAGTATACCAAAGAGAAACTCAAAtattcaggaaggaaggaaagccatCGAGACAGTAAATAtctaggtaaatataaaagactactttcttccctcttccttaaaatatatattatggtTTAAACAAAAATTGTATTGTGAGGTTTCAGCACACGGAGATGTGATTTGAATGACAACCGTAGCATAGTAGATGTGGGGAAGAAGGTGGGAAGCGAACCTGTACAGCTGCAAGGTTTCTATATTTTACACAAAGTGGTACAATATTAACTCTCAGAGAGCTGTGAAAAGTTAATCCCTAGAGCAGCCACTTAAAACATAATGCAAAGAGATGGAGCTAAAAAGTCAATAGATAaagtggaattctaaaaaatattcagttaatCCAAAACATGggaaaggaggaacagaggaaaaaaaagcaatgggGGCAAACCAAACAAATAGTGAAATGGTGGACCTAAATCCAGTCATATAAATCactacattaaatgtaaatggtctcaACCATGCTGCCTACGATGATGGCCACAAGCCACGTgtgatatttaaattattaatattaaattaaaaattcagttccccAGTTGTGCTTAAGTGCTCAATAGTCACCACCGTATTAGACTACAATATTGAACTGCACACGTATAGAATATTTCCGTCATTGCagaagttctattggacagtatTGGTCTGATCCATCCAATTAAAATGTGGAGATTGTCAGAGCtgaccacacacacaaaaagaccaaAATGTATGCTGTTCATAACAAATCCACTTTAAATACATAAAGACATAGGTCAAAAGTCAATGGAAAAGATACCATGCAaatgttaagtaaaagaagcctgTGGTGActacattaatatcagataaagtataCTTCAAGGCAAAGGGTATTACCACAGATAGGGAGAGAAATTTCATAAAAGTAAAAGCCTCACTATATCAGGAGATATAATCGTCATAAATGCTTATACTTAATTATAGAGCTTCAAAGTACCTGAAACAATTGACATCAtcaaagggagaaacagacaattccACAATCACTGAGCTGGTGAGTTTAATACTCCCCTCTCCTCAGTTGATAGAATACCTAGAACAAACAGAAGATCTGAAAAACACTATCAACTaccttgacctaattgacatttatagagcacCACACCCAAcagctgcagaatacacattttcaaGCGCATACGGTGCATTCTCTAAGATAGACCGtatgctgggccataaaacaagcctcaaattTAGAAAGACTGTAGCATATTGAATATGGTTCTCTGACCACAttgaaaatgttagaaataatttgtctttaaaaacagATATTTGGAAAGTAACACAGttctaaataattcatgagtcaaagaagaaaaatttagaaaatattttaaacaaaattatatgaaaatacaacataccaaaatttctAGGATGCAGCCAGCATAGGGctaacagggaaatttatagctttaaaacattaacattaaggggactggccctgtggctgagtgtttaagtttgtgcgctccacttcagcagcccagagtttcgccagtttggatcctcagcatggacatggcaccactcatcaagccatgctgaggcggcatcccacatagcagagccagaaggacctacaactagaatatacaactacgtactgggggactttgaggaggaggagaagaagattggcaacagatgttagctcaggtgccaatctttaaaaaaaaaaaaagaagaaaagaaaaaagtgctcaCATAAGAAGAAAGGTGTAAAATCAGTGATTTAAGAATTCACCATAAGAAGCTGAAAAAAGAAGTAAAGTCAAAAGGAAgtagaagaatgaaaataagagtAGGAAccccaagtggaatttatcccagaaatgcaaggttaGCTTAACCCTAGAAAAGCAATCAATGAAATTCagcatattaatagaataaaggagaaaataatatgatcattgtactagatgcagagaaagcattcgacaaaatTCAGGATTCATTcacgttttattttttaaaaagctctcagaaaactagaaacaaaataaaaggaaacttcctcaacctgataaagggtatctatgaaaaactcacagttaacatcatacttactgGTGAAAAACTGAAGGCTTTCTCTACGATcacgaacaagacaaggatatctgGTTCCTCCTCGTCTATTCAGTGTTATACTGAGGTCCTAGCCACTGCAgtaagtcaagaaaaaaaaagataaatatcagaaaggaagaagcaaaactctaTTTCAGATGACattatttacatagaaaatcctaaaggaaTCAACTACTATAACTAGtgagtgaatttagcaaggttgtaGGAACCAAGTTAATTTGCaaaattcatttgtattttatatactactgtaaacaattagaaaatgaaatcttgatattacatttacaatagcatcaaaaaacaaaatactttagAATGAATTTATAAAACGTGCAAGATCTCTATGTGAAAACTTgctaagaagactgaaataaacgTAGTGATATGCCTCATTTATgaattaagatgtcagttctccccaaaatAGATCCAACATAATCCTAACCAAGATCCCACAAGGCTTTTTTCTGATGAAATTAACAAGCCGATTCtacaatttttatgaaaatgtaaaGGTCttgtaatataaaaaaaaaaaaatcttaaaaaagagcaaagttaggggctggccctgtggctgagtggttaagttcgcacactccgctgcaggtggccaagtgtttcattggttcgaatcctgggctcaggcatggcactgctcatcaaaccacgctgaggcggcgtcccacatgccataactagaaggacccacaatgaagaatatacaactatgtaccgggggactttggggagaaaaaggagaaaaataaaatctttaaaaaaaaaaaaagagcaaagttggagggctcacacttcctgacttccaGATAAAGCAAAAGTAATCCAAATATCATGGTATTAGCATAAGGAAGGCAAATAATGAGCAGGATACAGATTTCTGAAATAAATTCACTCTTACTTGTCCTTTCAGGAAATGTCACTGAAATAACTGGATATGCATATGGACAAAGTAAACCTTGACTCTTACCTCACACTATACAGAAacaaacttaaaatggatcatagacccaaatataaaagctaaaactataaaatttctaggggaaaaaaaccagaaaaacaaaacctatGCAAGCTTGAGggaggcaatgatttcttagcaTGCAAAGAAGACCAGACATAAAACATTGACAAATTGGACCTcaccaaaattaagaacttatatccatcagaaaatatctttagggggctggccccatggccaagtagttaaagttcagtgtgctctgctttggtggcccaggttcacaggtttggatcctgggtgcagacctactccactcatcaagccatgctgtggggacatcccacatacaaaacagaggaagactggcacagatgttagctcggggctaatctgcctcaagcaaaaaaagaaaaaaaaaaggaagattagcaacagatattagctcagggcaaatcttcctcaccaaaaaaaaaaaaagaaaaagaaaaaagaaaatatctttaacaaaataaacaGGCAAGCCAGAGATTGGTAGAAAATATTCACAAGATCTGAGAAAGGATTGGTGTCCTAGATATATAAAGAATCCCTATAACTCAatactgaaaaagagaaaattttcttaATGGGCAAAATATtgtatcagggaaatacaaattgaaccatgagataccactacacaccaaCCAGtctgtttaaaattaaaatgatcgATACTGTCAAATGTTtacaaggatgtggagcatcCAGAACTATTGTACATTGCTGgttggtacagctactttgggaaaatgttaggcagcttcttataaaactaaatacataccacaattccactcctaggtatttacccgaGAGATATGAAAACATCCCCACACATACTTGGACAAGAATGTCCCTAACAATTTACTATAGTCAAAAATTTCTAACAGCCCTGGTTTCTATAAATagaaagagaatgaattaaaCTATGATAtagtcaaataattaaaaactaggagtaaaaatgaataaattactaAGATATATAACATGAACagatctcaaaaacataaaactttacacaaaagagtacataactgtataattccatttatatgaagatCTAGAACAAGCAAAACTAAGTTCTATAAAGGCAAAACCAATCGATGGTAGAAAAATTCAAAACTGATTTTCCCTGGAGGAATGTGAGTGGTGAATTTGCTGCGAAGGGACATATGGGAACGTGACCTGTTGATGACATTTGGTTGACAGGTTGGATAGGCAGGAGTTTAGTTTGCAGTTGTCAGAATTCATCTGATGGTACACTTGAGATTTATGCAATTCATTGTATGTAAATCtaccccaaaagaaaaaaattggtaaataaatattgaactctagttaatgataTGCAGGAGAAGTATGGGGTAGGGGTGGTGGGGGGGAATACCAATGTCTACGACTTACTTTGAAGTCATCCAAACAAGATCGATGatgggtggaaggaaggagggatagATATGTAATAAATCGGGTATAGTAGAAAGCTCACTGTAGAATCTAGGTGGTGAGTATAtgggtgttcactgtaaaattctttcaactttatgtctgaaatttttcataataaaatgagtGGGGAGAGTAATTGCAGGACTCACCCTGGGTGTATACGAGTTGTCCCCCTAAAGCTCTTGCCCCCAGTAGGCTGGATAAAAGAGGAGCGTTCGGGAGTGGATAAGAGAGCTGAGAGGCGTAGAAGAGCATCAAGGCTTCTGATGGCAGATGTACTGGAATCCAGAGCTGTGTGTTTCTTTATTCTCTGTTCCTGGTGAGtagaggtgggtgggtgggctcTGAGCCTGGGACCACACTCAGGGAAATTCTACTTCGTTCGAAGATGCCCACGCATCCATTCCTTAATGTATCCATATTCCCTCGCACATGCCAggggctggtgattccggaggggCCGCCTGTGGCTCGGTACACAGGTGGGGCGAGATGTGTCTGAAGGGCACAGAGCGCCCTCTTCTGGCCCGTGAGGGGCCGCACAGGTCAGCTAAGCACCTGACCACCTCTTCAGCACCCACTACCCGAATCTGCACGCCCGGGATGGGAGCGCTGAAGTCCCCGGGTGGACCCGCCGACAGCAGACCATGAGCAGGCGGAGACTAGCGCTGGGGGCGGCCCCGCGCGTCCGGGAGGCGGGGGACGGGGTGGAGTCGCTGCCGCTGGCAGCCGCTCAGCTCCACCTGTTGCAGCGTCGGAGCGGGCCGGCCAGGCAAGGCAGAGCCCGGCGCGGACTTCTGCCCCCCCGCGCCgctctgcagggcagggctgcagcGAGGAGGGGGCGCTCCCTGGGAGGTGAGACTCGAGCGCGGCTTCGGCGCCCCTGAAAGGCGGGGTCTCAGGGAGGGGGCCCGCGCCGTTTGCTGGGGAGCCTTGCCGCTGGTCTGCCTGGGGTAGGGGAAAGCACTCTGCGCGGAGACCTGTCGGCGCGAGCTCTGGAGCGCACCGAGGCAGCCAAGGCCAGGTGGAGGAGATGGAATTCTCCGGGGTCACGGTCTCCTGGCCGCGGGCCCCTCCAGCCCCCGGTCCTTGACAGCCTCCCCAGGAGCTGGGGCGGGCTTGCAGAGCGCGCTCCGCGCCTGCAGCGCCGACACGTGGGGGCGGAAGACGCCCCCGCGCAGACCCGGAGGCCAAGGGCGTTCTGGTCCCGGCCAGGCGAGGGAGGCTGCCCGGGGGAGATGCCCCTAACTTCCTTTGCGCCCTCATTCCAACCTCCCTTTCTGGTCTCCTTCTCCAGCTGGTCCGCTCGCTGGATGCTGCGCAGCTTGGGGGCCGGGCGGGAGATCGGAAACCGAGGCCACCGCTCCGCACAGTCCCACTGTCCGTGCGCCCGCCCGGGACCTGCTCCAGCTTCAAAGCCAGGCAGCCGGGTCGGTGAACCGAGACACCTGAGGCTCCACGCGACGCCAAGACTGGGACGCAGCACCACGGATCCATCTGGGGAGGTACCTCCAAAGCCAGCCGACTGAGACCCCGCGTCCTAGCCGTCGGCGGCTTGAGAAGCAACGATCCAAGAGACGGAGACCGCGGGGCTCGGCTTACCCGCCAGCCTCCCAGGCCCCCAGACCTTGGCTTCGGGGAAAACTCAAGCCCGCCGCAGTTCGCCCTGAAGACGCGCCACGCCCCCCTCCCCAATCTGAGCGGGGCCGGTGCCAGGGTGGAAAGAGCGCGCGCATCCTCGTGCCAAGCAGAAGCTGACTCCGCGCCGGGCTCCTCGGACCGTCAGCGTTTAGGAGAACACCTAGGCGGGCGGGGACCGCAGTGTAAAAGCAGATTTGAAACCAGGAATCAAGGCGGACGTGGAGAACTGGCGCCGCTGGAGCGCTCGGGGCGGCGGCCGCGGGAGCCGCGCAGCCTGGGGGAGCGCCCGGCGGTCATGGGCGAGGCGGCCAGCGGGCGTCCGGGGACGGGCTGAGCATCCCGCCGAGCTCCGACCTCCTGGGCGGCTTGGGCGAGAGTCAGCCCGCGCTCACGGCCGTCCGGCGTGGGGCTGCCCCCGGGGGACCGGCCATGGCTGGTCGGGGTTGCGGCTGCAGCTGCGGCCCAGGCCACCTAAACGAGGACAACGCGCGCTTCCTGCTGCTCGCCGCGCTCATCGTGCTCTACCTGCTGGGCGGCGCCGCCGTCTTCTCCGCGCTGGAGCTGGGGCACGAGCGCCAGGCCAAGCAGCGCTGGGAGGAGCGCCTGGCCAACTTCAGCCGCCGCCACAACCTGAGCCGCGACGAGCTGCGCGGCTTCCTCCGCCACTACGAGGAGGCCACCGAGGCCGGCATCCGCGTGGACAACGCCCGCCCGCGCTGGGACTTCACGGGCGCCTTCTACTTCGTGGGCACCGTCGTGTCCACCATAGGTAAGTGGGATGGGCGGAGGGCGGCCGGATTCACTGGCCTTTCCCCTGCTGGGTGCTTCTTAACCTTGCATCTATTTACCCCTCCGCTCAGCCCGGCTGCAGAGATGTGAGTTGTTACCTGATCAACAGGTGGTTTTGCCTCCCTGCCTCTCTAAATGTGGTCCACCGACCAGCTGCCTCGGCGTCACCTGGAAGCTGCTTATAAATgcagcctcagcccctcccccagatCTTCTGAGTCAGCATCTGCACGCCGTCAAAGTCCCCAGGGGCTTTGAATAAGCCTTAATTGAAGATGCTCTGCTCTGGGAGATTTTCAGTCTAGTTAAGGAGACAGAGCTTGAGTTCACGGAACTTCAGGGAGAAGGCTTACACATCAGGACAGGAACCTGTAAACATTTATTGCGTTAGTACCATGCACAAGGTACTGGTCAGAGGGAGGCACGAACTTGAAAAGACTGTGCCCATGAATTCAAATTTACAGAGACAAAATCAGATTCAATACCAGATTGGAAGTAAGGAGGCaaaagtgctgatgaggatggaACTGCTTCCTACCAGCATGAAGGGGGGTGGCAGGAAGAAGTGATCTTTGGGCTGAACCAGTTAGTGTCAGGGAGGATTTGGCTTAGAAGACTGAGTGCTTGCACTCTGGAGGAGAGAATTGCTTTCAGGGGCCCCATGAGCTGCCTGATCTGTATGGAGTGGTGGAAAGAAGGCTAGGAAAGTTTCCTGGCCAGTGGGATGGAGGGGGACCTTTACAGTTAGACTAAGGAGCTAGAACTTATCTAGAGGCAACTGGGACCCATTGAGAGTTTTTGAGCAGGAGTGTGGCATGGCTATGGTCGGTTATGCCTTTATTCCCAGCAGAAGGAAAAAGTTGGGAGTCTTTGCACCATATCCCTTAAGGGTGTTCACTCTTGAAGGGGATTGGGGAAGATGCTGTAGAAATTTTGAGGTAAGCAGAGAActggagcagaggaaggaggagcttTGAAAGGCTATGCAGAAAGGGAGTGGCTACCAGGTGCCAGAGTGCCAGGAACAGCAACAGGGCTCACAGTGACAAACGGCACAGGGTGCAGGTGGTTTGTAACTATGGCCCCTGTGCTCGCTGGGAGAGCTTGTCAGTGAGGCAGGGCGACAAGGCAAACTGCCTTGAAGCTCCCACGCATGATTGTCTTAGGTAGACATTCTGCCAGGAGAAGGAGCACAAAGCGTAACAGAGATCAGCCTCGGGCCTGATCAGTCAAGAACGACTTCCCCAGCATAGTCTAGAAGCCAGGGCTTTAGTTGGTGAGTAGGAGGCAAGGCAGAGAGGACTTGCATGATTAGGGACGCTCGGGCTGTATCGGAAGGGCTTTGTGCTAAACAGCCCGGCTCTCAGCCCCCACCCCTTTCCATCCCAGGTGGCTCTGCCCATCCAAGGCCCATTATAACACCACGGTAACTGGGAATCTGGCAAGAAAAACTCTCACAGCATTCTCCACGTTGACCAGAATGTGGGGCCCTGAAGAGGATGCAGGAGTAACACCCTGCATGGTTGTCTCCCCAGCCCACACTCTCCACTGGACTCTTAGCAGAACTCCCGAAGTGCCTCATCGTGTAACCTCCCATGTCTCAAAAGACGAGTCCAGCATTTCTCAGTAGGGAGGACATGGGGCAAACAAACTGATTGGGAAGTGTTCCTGTGAAACTTATCTTGAATCTGCTGTGTTTGCATAGAAAGTGCAGGGTTTTTATTTAGGTTATTTATATGGGGTTGTTTTGGTGGCAGATTGGGGGGCTAAATCCCCCTCCCACAAGCCACCCTTGGTATTCTCCATGGACATGGAAGTAGGAAGGAGCAGAGCGTGTGTATAGACTGGTGATCATCGATGCCATAGGAACTGAGAATGTCATGGATGGGTGGGCGTGTGAGAACACAGGCTTTTGAGGTGCAAATATAATAATGTAGCTGGTGGAATAGAAGGAAACCAGAACTGAGTCTGCAGTTGGAGCTGTTGGTCCTGGCTCTGGAACTTGGGCATGTTTCTTAAGCTTTCTGAGCCCCATCCTTCTCATCTGAGATGTCTACACAGTGCCCACCTTGGTATCGGGCACATCAtaactattcaataaatattagttctgtCTCCTGCCCACTTCCTTCCCCTAAGCCTGTCCTTCTTGCAGGGTTCTTGTGAGGGATGATGACCTCGTGTAAATGAATGTTCcttaaaaaatacaaagcattatGTAAGTATGGGcttacttttactttttcatttctaacatttccttttaaattgttCCATTAATTGCTATTGCAGTAACGGCACCTGCTACCCTTTATTAGGGTACATGTTAGGCACATACTGTGATTAATATGTGAATATGTGATGCAGCTAATTGCTCTATGGCATTCACACTTAATTTCAGTTGACACAACTCCATGAGGAAGGTTCGATTATccccattgtatagatgaggaaattgaagcttcatgttctttgtaaaaataaaatataaagaagaaaaaagttaaactATCTGTAATGATATTACCCCAAGTTAGtcatgttaacattttggtgtatttctttgtgttcttttttccctatGCATACACATACGCGcgtaagtaatttttaaaattgggatcATATTCTATAAACCGTTGACACCGTGTATTTAAATCATAACATTACATGATggtgtttttcttctaaaaattagtTCCACTATGCTTTATTCTGCAAAGACTTTGAGGtaacagacaacaaaaaaagCATACGGTAAAATAATCATAAAGTGTAAACAAAACTTCAGAACTGGggaaaggaagaacagaaataTGGGAAGCAAATGGATCTAGGAAACTGCTAGAAGCAGACTTTGAGCCAAGAATTTGAGTGCACGTTTACTGGCAAGTGCAAAGGATATAGGCAGGTGAAGGGGGAAGTGATACAAGAAAGGTAAATGAGTCAATATGGGGTGTGCTATTAGGCAGAAACCACAGTGGGCAACTGGTACTTAATCCCAAGTGGAAGCTTGAAAACAATGCAAAGCTCATGACCCAGGATTATCCCAGGCAAGAGAGCTGGGGGTATTTATATACCCACACCTGTCAGTAATTGGTTAAAAGCTGCTTGAAGGGCAGGGGAAGCTCAAGGATATAATTCCCAGATACTTCTGGCCTGATTTTTCATGGACAGCCCAAGGGTCGCCCTCTGACAAAGATATAGGCATTGGCCATTTGAAGTTAGGCTGTGTGCCCTGAAATGGTAAAAGGGATCTCATGGGTGTAGACAGGGCATCAACAATGACTATTCAAGCTTCGGATTTGGCTGCAAGCTCCATGGCAGAGTCATGACCTGTACTGGAATTCTTATGATCAGGAGAAAGGAAGCATAAACCTTTTCCTAGTACCTCATCCTCAAAAATATCTTCCCCTTGGCATTTTATGTAGGAGCCACTGCCTAGGACAGTGGATGATGTTGACAAACACCGTTTTCCTGGAAAATGCAATTGAAGATTTCATGTAACTGTTGTCTAGTTGAGACCTTTGATTTAAAAGTCAGAGCAgactggaaaacagtttggctgtttctcaaaaggttaaacatagaactaccacatgacccagcaattctactcctagggtATGtattcaaaagaactgaaagcagagactgaaacaggtatttgtacaccaatgttcattgcagcctcattcacaatagccaaaaggtggaaacaacccaagtgtccatcaacagatgagtggataaacaaaacgtggtacaCACaagcaatggaatactattcagccataaaaaggaatgaaattttgatgtatactacaacatggatggaccttgaaaacattatacttaatgaaataagccagacacagaaggacaaatattacataattccacttatatgaggtacctagaatagtcaaattccaTAGGGCTggaaagtagaatagaggctATCGGggctgggagaagaaagaaggaagagttgttgtttaatgagtATGGAGTTTTTGTTGAGGATGATAAAGTTTTGGAtgtagatagtggtgatggtt from Equus caballus isolate H_3958 breed thoroughbred chromosome 24, TB-T2T, whole genome shotgun sequence harbors:
- the LOC111770383 gene encoding proline-rich proteoglycan 2-like, translated to MDPWCCVPVLASRGASGVSVHRPGCLALKLEQVPGGRTDSGTVRSGGLGFRSPARPPSCAASSERTSWRRRPEREVGMRAQRKLGASPPGSLPRLAGTRTPLASGSARGRLPPPRVGAAGAERALQARPSSWGGCQGPGAGGARGQETVTPENSISSTWPWLPRCAPELAPTGLRAECFPLPQADQRQGSPANGAGPLPETPPFRGAEAALESHLPGSAPSSLQPCPAERRGGAEVRAGLCLAWPARSDAATGGAERLPAAATPPRPPPPGRAGPPPALVSACSWSAVGGSTRGLQRSHPGRADSGSGC